The nucleotide sequence GTGCGTGCGCTCGAGGGGAAGACGTACGAGCGGATCGAGAAGGTCGCCTTCAGCTGCGGCCGCGACGAGGCGTTCCTCGCCGCCATCGCGAAGGCTGCCCGCCGCCAGGTGCTCCTGATCGGCATGGAGACCCACGTCTGCGTCTACCAGACCTCCGTCGACCTCATCAACGCCGGGTACGAAGTGTTCGTGCTGGACGATGCCGTCTCCTCGCGCTTTCTCCACAACTACCAGAGCGGCATCGCCGCCCTGCGGGACGCGGGGGCCGCGGTCGTCAGCACGGAAACGGCCGTCTTCCAGATGATGAAAGTCGCCGGGACGCCGGAGTTCAAGAAGATCTCCTCCCTGCTTCGATGACTCTCCATCCGCGGACGACTACGCTCCTTCTCCTTGCGGCGCTTCTGTGCCTTGCCGCGCCCGCCCTTGCGGCGCGTCAGGCCGTGGCCCTCTTTCCCCCCGAAATCGTCCCGGCGGGGACCGACAACGCGTTGGCCCCCGCCCTCACGGTCCTCGAACAGACGCTGAAGGAGAAGCTCGCCGACCGGTTCGACGTTCGCCCGGCGGGAGATGGAACCTCCTCGGCGACCGACGATACGCGCCGCCGCAAGGCCAGGACGCTTGGCGCCTCCTACGTCTTCACGGGGAACCTCTCGCGCATCGGAAAGACGGTGACGCTCGACGTGACGATCGCCCCCGTCGAGGAACCGGGGAAGGGACGCACCCTCTTCGTCTCGGGCGCGCTCGAGAACCCGTCCGCGCTCACCCCGCAGGATCTCGCCCTGTTTCGCCGCCTGGGCCTCGAAGCGGCCCTCAAGACGAAATACATCTTCTTCGGCGACGAGCGGGTGGGTGAGGGTTCCTCCGCGAAGAATATCCCGAAGCCCTCCGGGACGATCTCCCGCAGCGCCCCGATCCCGGGAGACATGGTGTCCAGTGTGTTCTCCGACACCGACCTCGACGGGAAGATGGAATTCGTCGCCGCCTACGCCGACGCGATCGTCGTCTACCGGGTGGAGGGGGACGAGCTGCGCGAAAAGGCCCGGATCCCCGGGGCCGGCCCGGGGCTCTTCCACGTGGACGCCGCCGGCGTCACACGGAACAGGGTGGCCGACATCATCGCCGTCCGATACGCGGGGGGAAAGGCGTTATCCGACATCTGGCAGTTCGATGGGAAGGAGTACCGGAAGATCTCCTCCGATCTGCCGTACTTCCTCCGCACTGCGGACATGGGTCCGGAAGGGATCGTCCTCCTCGGGCAGGCGTCCGATCCCGGGACGGTTTTCAAGGGACCGGTCTTCCGGGTCTCCATCCAAAAGGACGGAAAGACCGAGGTGAAGGATCGCGATCGTCCCTTGCCGCTCCCGGAGGGAACGTTCCTGTACGGATTCACCTCCCTGCGCAAGGGGAAGGGAGTCCGGTACGCCGTTCTCACCGACCGCAACCGGATCCTCTACCTCGACGAGGCCGGGAAGGAGCTGTGGCTAGGCCTGGACGCCGTCACCGGGACCGAGATCACCCTCGAGGGGACCGACCGGCGGCTGCAGGTTCCCGGCCGGATGGCGGCGGTCGACCTCGACCGTGACGGCACCGATGAACTGGTCGTCCTGAACGATCTGGTGGCCGCGGGAACGTATTTCGAGAACGTGCGGGTCTTCGCCCAGGCCGAAATCCTCTGTTTCGCGCAAGGAGACACCGGCCTGCAGCTCGCCTGGCGCTCGCCCCAGCTCGACGCGTCCGCCCGCGACCTCCTCGCCGACCGGTCCGCCAAGAACGCGATCCGGTACGCCGTCGCCTCGCGCGACCGCTCCAAGCTCTTGGGGGCTACCAAAGAGTGGCGCGTCCTGTGGGTCAAGTGAGGGGCGGAAGGGAGGTTTTCACGTCCGGGTTTGACAACAACATCCCATCCTGACGTATAATCCTCCGTTCCACCCAGCGTGGCGGTGTAGCTCAGACGGTTAGAGCATGCGGCTCATATCCGCAGTGTCCGGGGTTCAACTCCCTGCACCGCCACCATTCCTCCTTTATAGCGCTCAGCGGGGAATTGAACCGACCAATTCCCTGCATCTATGTGGTAGAATTCCCCATTAATGAATCCCCCCACTGCCCTCCTCGTCGATTCGAATCCCAAGGATCTGGCGAAATACGCCGCGATCCTGACGGAAGCCCGCTACAACGTTCTGCAGGCCACGGGGTGCCCGGAAGCGGCCGGGATCCTCGCCAGGCATCGGGGGAAGCTCATCGTCCTGTCGGACCTAAGCGTGGACGGGGAGTCCGGGCTCAAGTTTCTCGATGACACCTTGCGGAAATACCCTTATCTGACGTTTACTTTCCTCTCTTCCGCGCCGCCGCTCGATTCGGTCATCGAGGCGTTGAAGCGGGGGGCGTACGACTTCCTCCGCAAGCCGGTCGCGCCCGACATCCTCCTGCACTCCGTCGCGCGATCGGCGCAGAAGCTCTCCCTGACGCTCGAGACGGAGAAGCAGGAAAAGGAGATCCGGAATCTCCTCGACCGCAGCCGGGAGGAACTGAAGAACGCGCAAACCCTCTCGTCGTTCAAGGGGTTCATGATCTCGATGGCGGCGCACGACTTCCGGTCGGTCATCACGGTGCTGGACGGCTACCTTCAGTTGATCAAGGAGCAGTGCAAAGGGTGCGACCTGTCCGGTCCCGACGGTGTGCTGGAACTGGCCACCCGGACCATCGGCCGCCTGCGCACGATGTCCAGCACGCTGCTCGACTACGAGGCCGCGGAATCCGGGTCGATCCGCCTCGATGTCCACCCGTTCCCGCTCGCCGATACGCTGAAGGAATGCGTCGACTTCTACCGCCCGTACGCGGAGAAGAAAAAGATCCAGCTGGTGCTGGAAGGGGACCCACGTGGGGTCATCGTCGCCGGCGACCGCGGGAAGGTGATGGAGATCCTCGACAACCTTCTCTACAACGCCCTCAAGTTCACTCCTGCCCGAGGGACGATCCGCCTTTCGGGTAAGAAGGAGGATGGGTTCGCCGTCATCTGCGTTTCCGACTCCGGCGCGGGGATCCCGAAGGAGAAGCTTCGGAAGATCTTCGACCAGGGAGACATGGTCGCCACCCTCGACTCCCACGCTCGCCTTGGCCTGGGGTTGACGATCTGCAAACGCCTCGTGGAGGCGCAAAAAGGAAAAATCCGGATAGACTCCGATCCGGGGGAAGGAACGCGGGTCCACTTCACACTTCCCGCCGCTTGATAGCTCAATTAGGGTAAAACAAGGGCTAAATTAAGCATAGAATTTCCAACTAGCGCATTTCATCGATTATCATTCCTCCCCATACCGGAAAGATATTTCCCACAAAATACGTTTTTATATATATATTTAGCATGATCGTGCCGATATGAAATCTTATGGGCACGCGGATTGCTCTTTCTCCGGTCGCTGGAAGGAGGGAACGAATGGCCGAGCAGTATGTCCTTGTCGTAGACGACGATCCTGCCTTTGCCCAATTCACTCGGAACCTACTTAAAGAAAAGGGGATGCGGGTGGTCGTCGCGGGGAGCAAGACCGAAGGCCTGGCGGCGTTCGAGCGGGAACGCCCCTCCTGCGTCATCCTCGACATCTTCCTTCCCGACGGTTCCGGGGTGGATCTCATCAAGCCGATGCGCGCAGTCTCGCACACGATGCCCATCATCATGGTCTCGGGCCAGAGCGAAGTGGACGAGGTCGTCCGCGCGATGAAGGAAGGAGCCAGCGATTACGTCAAGAAGCCGTTCCAGGGAGAGGAACTCCTCCTTAAGATGCAGATGGTGATGGATGCCTCCAGTGCCAAGGTGGAGCTCGACGAACTTCGCATCAAGACCCGCCCGGAGGAGGAGTACAACCTCCTCTTCGGGATGAGTGACCGGATGAGCAAGGTCCAGGCCATCCTCGATCAAGTGGCGGGCACCGACATCACCGTGCTGATCACCGGAGAGAGCGGCACGGGCAAGGAACTGGTCGCCAAGGCGGTCCACAAGGCGTCGGATCGGGCGAACGACCCGTTCATCAAGGTGAATTGCGCCGCGCTGCCGCGGGAGCTGCTCGAGAGCGAGCTGTTCGGCTTCGAGAAGGGGTCGTTCACGGGCGCCCACCGCCGCAAATACGGCCGCTTCGAGATGGCGCAGAACGGCACCATCTTCCTCGACGAGATCAGCGAGATGCACCTGGACCTGCAGTCGAAACTTCTCCACGTACTGCAGGAAAGGCAGTTCTTCCGCATCGGCGGCGAGCGCGAGGTGAAGGCGAACTGCCGCATCCTGTGCGCCACCAACAAGAACCTGGAACGGATGGTCGAGGAGGGAAATTTCCGGCGCGACCTGTTCTATCGGGTCAACGTCGTGAACATCGTCGTGCCGCCGCTTCGGGAGCGGAAGGAGGACATCCCGCTCCTCGTCGACTATTTCCTGAACCGGTATTGCCAGATGTATAATCGCGAGGCGTGCAAGGTCTCCCCCCGCCTGATGGAGATGTTCCTCAACTATACCTGGCAAGGAAATGTCCGCGAGCTCGAGAACAACGTGAAGCGTCTGATCATCCTGGGGAACGAGGCTCAATTGATCGCGGAGTTCCAGCGCAAACGTGAAAACGGCCAGTACGGCGCCCTTCCGGACGACGGGAAGGCGGCGGACCAAGTGCCCCCTCCGCGGACCCGTGTGGCGGGGCGCGCCTCCTCGCAGGTGTCCTCGGCCGGCGGGGATGGGAACGGGGTGGGAGGGCGCGATGCCCCGAACCTTTCCGGGAAGGCCACCCTGAAGGAAGTGTCGAAGGTCGCGCAGCGAAACGCCGAAAAGGAACTCATCGAGAAGGTTCTGGGACAGACCCGGTGGAACCGGCGGAAGGCGGCGGAGATCCTGGACATCAGCTACAAGGCACTTCTCTACAAGATCAAGGATTGCGGACTGAACATGGAGTAAACGTGTTGGGTTCAGCGGCAACATTCCGTAACAGAAAGAGATATTTGTTTTTAAGGCACGTCAAATCGGTTGTTCGGGGAGGTGGAATGGTGAAAGCCACATGGGCGGTAGCCTGCCTGCTGGCAGTCCTGCTTGCCGCGGGGTGCTCCAACAAGCAGACGGTGAAGCCCGACGGCGCCGGGAGTGCGCCGGCGACGAGCGGTGACTCTGCCGCACCCGTGCGGGAGACCGGGGAGGCTGGCGGTCCCCCGATCAAGGAGACGCCGGTCCTGGAGGCGTCCGCCCCGCCCGCAACGGTTCCACCGCCCGATGCATCGAAAAAGGCAGCGGAAGCGGCCACCAGCGTACAACCGTCCATGGCGGGTCCCCAGTACAAATTGGGCCCCGAAGACGTCATCAAGGTCTCCGTCTGGGAGAACGCCCAATTGACGCTTGACCTGGTCGTCCGGCCAGATGGGAAGATATCGATGCCTCTCATCCAGGACGTAGTAGCGGAAGGCCAGACGGCGACGGAGCTGGCGGAGACGATCCAGAAGAGACTCCTCAACTTCATCAGGGACCCCCAGGTATCGGTGATCGTCCTGCAGGTCAACGCGCCGAAATATTTCGTCATCGGGAACGTCGTGAAGCCCGGGACATATTCCCTGCGCAGCGACACGTCGATCCTGCAGGCGCTGGCGCTGGCCGGCGGTTTCACGCAGTTCGCGTCTCCCAGGAGCATCAAGCTGATCCGGAACTCGGCCGGGAAACAGGAAGTCCGCAAGATCAACTACTACAACTTGATCGACGAGGACGGAAAAGGAAACTACCTCCTCCGTTCCGGCGATACGGTCGTGGTGCCATAAGATGACGGCCTGGAGGATCGATATGACGCGATCGACGCTGGTGACGCTTTCCGCCGTTCTCCTTCTTCTGCCCGTCTCCATCGCATCGGCGGCGAAGATCGACATCACCCCCGCGATTTCGCTGAATCAAGGGTACGATTCCAACGTCTTCAACACGAACGGGAACGAGAAGGGAGACTTCCTCTTCCGCGCCACACCGGCACTGACCTTTTCCCTCAAGATGCCGGAAGCGACGCTGAATCTTCGGGCCAGCATGAAC is from Candidatus Deferrimicrobium sp. and encodes:
- a CDS encoding isochorismatase family protein, producing the protein MSRVLNREDAVLVVVDVQERLVPAIDKDLYARSLKNFKIIVEAAGTLGLPIVLTEQYPKGLGHTVPDVVRALEGKTYERIEKVAFSCGRDEAFLAAIAKAARRQVLLIGMETHVCVYQTSVDLINAGYEVFVLDDAVSSRFLHNYQSGIAALRDAGAAVVSTETAVFQMMKVAGTPEFKKISSLLR
- a CDS encoding hybrid sensor histidine kinase/response regulator is translated as MNPPTALLVDSNPKDLAKYAAILTEARYNVLQATGCPEAAGILARHRGKLIVLSDLSVDGESGLKFLDDTLRKYPYLTFTFLSSAPPLDSVIEALKRGAYDFLRKPVAPDILLHSVARSAQKLSLTLETEKQEKEIRNLLDRSREELKNAQTLSSFKGFMISMAAHDFRSVITVLDGYLQLIKEQCKGCDLSGPDGVLELATRTIGRLRTMSSTLLDYEAAESGSIRLDVHPFPLADTLKECVDFYRPYAEKKKIQLVLEGDPRGVIVAGDRGKVMEILDNLLYNALKFTPARGTIRLSGKKEDGFAVICVSDSGAGIPKEKLRKIFDQGDMVATLDSHARLGLGLTICKRLVEAQKGKIRIDSDPGEGTRVHFTLPAA
- a CDS encoding polysaccharide biosynthesis/export family protein is translated as MVKATWAVACLLAVLLAAGCSNKQTVKPDGAGSAPATSGDSAAPVRETGEAGGPPIKETPVLEASAPPATVPPPDASKKAAEAATSVQPSMAGPQYKLGPEDVIKVSVWENAQLTLDLVVRPDGKISMPLIQDVVAEGQTATELAETIQKRLLNFIRDPQVSVIVLQVNAPKYFVIGNVVKPGTYSLRSDTSILQALALAGGFTQFASPRSIKLIRNSAGKQEVRKINYYNLIDEDGKGNYLLRSGDTVVVP
- a CDS encoding sigma-54 dependent transcriptional regulator is translated as MAEQYVLVVDDDPAFAQFTRNLLKEKGMRVVVAGSKTEGLAAFERERPSCVILDIFLPDGSGVDLIKPMRAVSHTMPIIMVSGQSEVDEVVRAMKEGASDYVKKPFQGEELLLKMQMVMDASSAKVELDELRIKTRPEEEYNLLFGMSDRMSKVQAILDQVAGTDITVLITGESGTGKELVAKAVHKASDRANDPFIKVNCAALPRELLESELFGFEKGSFTGAHRRKYGRFEMAQNGTIFLDEISEMHLDLQSKLLHVLQERQFFRIGGEREVKANCRILCATNKNLERMVEEGNFRRDLFYRVNVVNIVVPPLRERKEDIPLLVDYFLNRYCQMYNREACKVSPRLMEMFLNYTWQGNVRELENNVKRLIILGNEAQLIAEFQRKRENGQYGALPDDGKAADQVPPPRTRVAGRASSQVSSAGGDGNGVGGRDAPNLSGKATLKEVSKVAQRNAEKELIEKVLGQTRWNRRKAAEILDISYKALLYKIKDCGLNME